The Cloacibacillus sp. genomic sequence CGTCGTCCGCCACCCGCCAGAGATACTGCGAGCCGAAATCGGAGAGCGACCTTTTCAGCACGCCGGGGCCGCTGTAGGTAAAGCTGCCGTTGCTCGCGGAGGATGCCGCCGCGTAGATATGTCCGCCGATTGGCGCGCCCTCGATGGCAAGCTCCAGATTGCCGGTTACTTTGCCTTCGACCGTAAGCTTCTTGTCGTTAGGCAGAGTTATTTTGCCGCTGCCCGAAAGGTCCGTTGTAACTAAGCCATCATTTTTGATATGCAGCGCCGCGCCCTCCGCGACGTCTAAATCAAAGCAGGTGAAGGGGGAATACTGCGTCTCCGTAAAAGTCATGTCGGCGGATTTTTCTATATAGATGTTGTCGCAGACGTAGGCGTTTGCGAGGCCGGAGGTGTTTTTTACAGTCAGCGTTCTTTTCCCCGAGACGGCCGTGACGTCGGGTGGGTTGGGCGGCTCAAAATGAAAAGCGCTGTCGATGACCGCGTTATCCAGCAGCAAACTGGCGGGACCATTTACTTTGGCGCTGGCGGCGGCATTGCCTGAATAACCATATATCTGCAGACTTGATGGAGAAAAATCGCTGCCATAAATTTCTAGGCTGACGCCCCCGATATCGGCATTTGAATTGCTGGAGAAGGCTATGCCGGCAAACGATAAAAAGCCCTTTATCTCCGATTGGCCGCCTGTGCATATAAATCTGGATGTTGCTGTGCCTTTGACCTCGGTATTTGAAGATGTTCCATACGTATACCCTGCACCATGGTATTCTTTAGCTATTGCCGCTGATTTTAGCGTGTTGGTGACATTGCCGTTGACTTCGGCGTTTGAAGAAGTTCCCCCATATACATATCCGGCACCGGTGTAGTTCGACATCGTGCCGGACTCTATAGTCGTGGACACGCTGCCGTGGACCGCAGCGTTTGAAGAACTGGCGCTTGTATATCCTGCGCCGTAGTATGATGATTTAATCGTACAAGATTTTATTGTGGTGCTCACGTCGCCGCCAGTATTCGAAGGATTGCCGTCAATATCAAAACCTACGGTGGATTTGCCGTTTGCCGCTGTAGCCTTTCCGGCGGCGGTGAAATTGTATGTACTGATTTCGTCAATAGTTGTAGTGACGTTGCCGGTCACTGCGCATCCGCCTGCTGTGGATGTGCTGCCGGCGCCGATAAACTCGCCGCTGCTGAGGTTTGCTCCATTGCCTATCGTTGTTTTGATGTCGCCGCCGATGGAGAGGGTCCCTTTACTCGCCGTTGAACTCCCTGTCAAACTGCCGCCTGCATAAAACCATGTGCCGACGAGGTTATCCCCTATAGATGTTTCCACATTATTGGCGATAGTGATTGACGGCGTATAGGTAGTTCCGTCGCCGTAAACTTGCCCGGCACAGTATATCGGGCCGTTGGAGATAAAATTGTCGCCTATTTTTATTTCTACGTTTTGTACATTCAGCTTTCCGCTCACGTATCCGACGCCGTAAAATCTATAGTTTACAATCATACGGTCCCTGGCTGAAAAGGAAAGATCTTTCGCTATATTGACTTCGCCGTTCGTACTATTTATGTATGCGCCATAGAACCTGCTGCAGACAAAATCGTCGCCGGCCTTTATTTTGACGCCTCCGCCTATATTCACGACGCTTGTCGACGAGGCGGTGATATCCGCGCAGCCGATGAGCCAAGTGTCTAGATCATCCATGGAGCAGCCGTCCCCGATGTTGATGTTGATATCCCCGGCGATATTTGCCTCCCCGCCGCCCGAAGATATTTTTACGCCGCCGTTGAGCTTCTCTCCATGTATGACCTTTGCGCCGTCATGAAGATTGACCGTTATGCCGCCGTTAACGTTTATTTTTCCAAAGCCTTCAATAAATCCGCCGCCCACGACGTCGGAGACGTATTCCGTGCCGGAGGTGATTTTATAGAGGTCGACCGTTATATCGCCGGATATCTCGCCTATATGTCTATTCTTATAGACATAAGGGCCGCCGTAGATATGGTCCGCGTATCTGTTGATTCCCAGATGCACGTCCCCGACCACCCGCGATGTGGCGGTACAGTTATTTTGGGGAACGTTGGTGGTGGCACAGCCGCCGCCGTAGATAGCGCCGATGCAGCTTGACCTTTCTGTATCGCTGAAATCGGCGCTGGCGATACTGATGTCGATATTGCCGACGATTTCCAAAACAGCGTCGCCTGTATCGGGATGTTCCGCCTGGCCTCCGCCGTAGATTATTGGGATGTTGGTACTTCCATTTCCGCCAGCGAATGATTTTTTACCTGTCATGATCTTTATATCGCCGTACTGTCTGAATGTTCCCGTCGCGTCTCTGACTATGCCGCCGCCGTAGACGCGCGTCGAAGTTACTTTGCCCACTCTATTGTCGAAATCTACGCCCTCAATATCGATGGTCACCGGCATCGGCCTGTCCTTTGTCCCGATATTTGAGTTGTAGCCGCCGCCGTATACGGAGCCGATATCACCGGTTTCGGTGACTGTGATGTTGATTGCCGAACTGCCCTCGGAGGTCATGTCGGCGGAGTTGCATCCGCCGTATATTATGGCACTCTTTCCTTTGACCGTTATGTCGATGTTTTCGCTGTCTTTCAGGACGAGGTCGCTGGCGTTACAGCCGCCATATAGGGTGCCGTCGATATAGACGTTTTCGCCGATCGTTATTGGTATGCCGTTGGCGTAGAGGTTGAGCGAGGTAGAGGCGTATGTCACGAAAAGTTTGCAGTCGCCGGAGGCCGACTCGATGGAAAGCGAGGTGATGCCTCTGTCCGTCGGCACGTATACGTCGTTTCCACCCTCACTGGAGGACATCAAATTATCGCCCGTGACGATGACCGTCAGGTCGCCGATGTCGCCGGAAGATACTTTGGCAAGGTGTTTCAGAGCGCCTCTGAATGTCTCAAACGGGTCGGCCTGCGTTCCTGAACCTTTATCGTCGTTGCCGGAATCGCTGCCGGAATATTGCACGTAGACGGTGGTCCGCGTCGGGGCGGCTGCCGCGAAGCTATGAAGTAAGACTGATGAAGCTAAAATGAATAAAAGAAGCGGTAGAATTAAATAAACTTTGCTATATCTTTCTGGGGGGGGCAATTCGAGTTGATTTTTGCGGTACATCATGAGATTTAGCTAGACCAAGCATAGTAAAACTCTCCTCTTTAAGTATTGGGGTATTTTATGAGTCCAATAATACGCTCCTAAATTATCTTTTGCAAGTTTTGTGAAGGGTAAAAATAAGGATAAAATTTTATTTGAATTGTTTGGTTATCGCTGATTTATTTTATCGTAATCAATCGCGCCGCGAAAACGTTCTCCGACGTTTTTATCTTTCTCGGAATGCCGCGTATTTGGCCCCGCGTACTGCGGAAGGACTTAAGGACAAAAATGACAGAGGTGATTTTCCCCTCTGTCCATGAGTAATATATGATAATTAGTGATGAAGAGGCGTCCGATATGCCGGCGCCTCTTCATCATTATATTTACCTAGTATGCAGTCGTTCCGATATATGGCATATTCGTAAGGCTATTTGCTTTGGCTTTCAACGCGGGGCAGCGCGACGGTCAATTCGGAATTAAAACTGAGCCCAACAGCCGCCCCTGTCTCATATCTCGCGGCTCCGGGGAAATAGTTTTCCATCACGGAGACCTGCGCGCCGTTTTCCAGCGTTATCATGTACTCCATGCGGTCGCCGCTGAATACGGCGCTTGTCACTGTACCAGCGAGCAGACCATCCGCACCCTCCCTAAGGGTGACGGCCTCGGGGCGCAGGATCAGGGATATCTCGTCTCCCGACGCGTAGGCCGCATCTGAGATGAGCTTGACGGTCAATGAGCGTTCGCCGATCTTCATCACACCGCGCTCCGCCCCCTCCCTCGCCGTGAGCGTACCGGCGATCGCGTTTGCCTGGCCGATGAAGTCCGCGACGAAGAGCGTGCGCGGGTGTGTGTAGATATCGAAGGGGGAGCCGATCTGCTCGACCTTGCCGCGGTTCATGACCATGATGCGGTCGGCCATCGTCAGTGCTTCCTTCTGGTCGTGCGTTACGTAGAGGCAGGTGATGTCGAGCTGCTTCTGGATACTGCGGATCTCCGTCCGCATGTGGAGGCGCAGCTTCGCGTCGAGGTTTGAGAGCGGTTCGTCCATCAGCAGCACCTTGGGGCGCATGACGAGGACGCGCGCGAGCGCCACACGCTGCTGCTCGCCGCCCGAGAGCTGGTTGGGATAACGCCGCTCCGTGCCTTTGAGGCCGACCATCTCCAGCGCCTCGCCGACCTTCCGCGCGATATCCGTGGGGCTCTCGGAGCGCATCTTGAGCCCGTATCCCACATTGTCGCCGATCGTCATATGGGGGAAGAGCGCGTAGTTCTGGAAGACGAAGCCGATCTCGCGTTTGTTGACCATTACCTCGGTGACGTCCTCGCCGTCGATGAGTATACGGCCAGAAGATGGGGTCTCGAAGCCAGCCACCATGCGCAGCGTGGTCGTCTTGCCGCAGCCCGAGGGTCCGAGGAAGGTGACGAGTTCGCCGCCCTTCACCTCTAAATCTACCCGCTCGACCGCGTCGAACTTTACGCCGTCCTTGACGAATGTTTTTGTTATATTTTTAAGATGCAGATCTACAGCCATTATAGATTTCCTCCCTGCCCCCTGTAGTTATAGCCGGCGGCCCGCACAAGGAGCGTCAGCATTCCGTTGAATATAAAGACCAGCAGGATGAGCACGACCGAAAAGGCACAGGCGTTGCCGAACTGCAGCTCGGTCATGCACTCCAGTATTCTCGCCGTCAGCAGCGACCAGCTCACCGATACCAGGAAGATCGTCGCGCTGATCGCCGTCATCGAGTGGATGAATAGATACTTCATTCCCGCGAGCAGCGCCGGGATTACGAGAGGCAGAGTGACGTTTTTGAATGTACCGATCGACGAGGCTCCGAGGCTCAAAGAGGCCTCCTCCAGCGATGGGTCTATCTGGTGCAGTGAGGCGATGACGGAGCGTATTCCCGCCGAATCATAGCGGAATACATAGGCGGCGACGAGGATCGACATCGTACCGGTCAGCACGATCGGGCTGTTGTTGAAGGCTATGATGTAGGCGATGCCGACCACCGTTCCCGGCAGCGCGAAGTTCAGCAGCGATACGACCTCCATCAGGCCGTTCGCGGGGAATGACTTGCGCTGCGTGACGTAGGCGATCGAGACGGCAAGCAGCCCGCCGATCGGCGTCGAGATACAGGCGATGATGAGCGTATCGATCATCGCTTTGCGCCCGTGGTCGAAGACGTAGGCGAAGCTCTCCCAGGTAAAGCTGTTGTCTAGTCCCCACGCCTTTGTGAAGGCGCCCATTACAATCAGCGCGTATAGGAAGAGGATGAAGGCGATAACCGCGGCGCAGATTGCCATTACCGCCGCCGTACCCGCCATGCCGATGCCTTTGACCGTCGTCTGCGCGCCCGATTTGCCGCTCACCGTCACATAGCTTTTGCGGCTCACCCAGAAGCGCTGGAGGACAAAGACGAGCAGAGCTGGAACCAGCAGCGCGAAGGAGAGGGCCGCGCCGCCCTTGAGGTCGTACATCCCCGTTATCTGCAAATATGCCTGCGTCGGCAGCACGGGAAACTGGTGTCCCGCGAGTACGAGAGGCGTCGCGAAATCGGCGAGCGAGCAGGCGAAGAGCAGCAGGATCGAGTTGGCGATGGCCGGCATCGTCAGCGGCAGCGTCACCGTGCGGAAGACGCGGAACGGAGAGCCGCCCAGCGACAGCCCGGCGTCTTCGAGATTCGGGTCGATACAGGCGAGCACGGAAGTTATCGTGAGAAAGGCGACAGGGAAGTAGGTCAGCGATTCCGATATCCAGGTGCCCCAGAAGCCGTATATGTTGAAATCGGGAATACCGAAAAATTTCAGGATGATGCCGTTGGGCCCCAGCGAGAGAGTCAGCGCGATGCTGCTCGTAAAGGGCGGCGAGATCAGCGGCAGGACGGTTACGGCGGCGATGAACCAGCGCAGGAGCGCGGGGAGGTGTATCCTCGTCACCGCGAGGGCGAAGACAAAGCCAAGAAAGGTGCCCATCGCGGCGACCGCGACCGCCAGCCAGATGCTGTTGACGAGGGCGAGCCGGTTATAGCTGTTAGAAAAGACAAGCAGGAGGTTGGCGAGCGAGAGCCGCCCGTCGACGATGAAGGTCGTCATCAATAATTTAATAAACGGATAGACGATAAAAAGGCCCAGCGCGAGCCAGAGGGTAACTACCACCGGTATAAGCGCGGGATCACGTCTCATGGAGGAGGAAGAAGCCATGTCTTTGAACTCCTTTGCTATAAAAATGGGCTGCGCGGAAGCCTGCGCCCGCACAGCCCTAAGTCTGTAAGCTAACGGATTACTTCGTTGATCCAGCGCTCGACGTAAGCCTTGCGCTTATCTCCCTT encodes the following:
- a CDS encoding ABC transporter ATP-binding protein, producing the protein MAVDLHLKNITKTFVKDGVKFDAVERVDLEVKGGELVTFLGPSGCGKTTTLRMVAGFETPSSGRILIDGEDVTEVMVNKREIGFVFQNYALFPHMTIGDNVGYGLKMRSESPTDIARKVGEALEMVGLKGTERRYPNQLSGGEQQRVALARVLVMRPKVLLMDEPLSNLDAKLRLHMRTEIRSIQKQLDITCLYVTHDQKEALTMADRIMVMNRGKVEQIGSPFDIYTHPRTLFVADFIGQANAIAGTLTAREGAERGVMKIGERSLTVKLISDAAYASGDEISLILRPEAVTLREGADGLLAGTVTSAVFSGDRMEYMITLENGAQVSVMENYFPGAARYETGAAVGLSFNSELTVALPRVESQSK
- a CDS encoding Ig-like domain-containing protein, which encodes MQYSGSDSGNDDKGSGTQADPFETFRGALKHLAKVSSGDIGDLTVIVTGDNLMSSSEGGNDVYVPTDRGITSLSIESASGDCKLFVTYASTSLNLYANGIPITIGENVYIDGTLYGGCNASDLVLKDSENIDITVKGKSAIIYGGCNSADMTSEGSSAINITVTETGDIGSVYGGGYNSNIGTKDRPMPVTIDIEGVDFDNRVGKVTSTRVYGGGIVRDATGTFRQYGDIKIMTGKKSFAGGNGSTNIPIIYGGGQAEHPDTGDAVLEIVGNIDISIASADFSDTERSSCIGAIYGGGCATTNVPQNNCTATSRVVGDVHLGINRYADHIYGGPYVYKNRHIGEISGDITVDLYKITSGTEYVSDVVGGGFIEGFGKINVNGGITVNLHDGAKVIHGEKLNGGVKISSGGGEANIAGDININIGDGCSMDDLDTWLIGCADITASSTSVVNIGGGVKIKAGDDFVCSRFYGAYINSTNGEVNIAKDLSFSARDRMIVNYRFYGVGYVSGKLNVQNVEIKIGDNFISNGPIYCAGQVYGDGTTYTPSITIANNVETSIGDNLVGTWFYAGGSLTGSSTASKGTLSIGGDIKTTIGNGANLSSGEFIGAGSTSTAGGCAVTGNVTTTIDEISTYNFTAAGKATAANGKSTVGFDIDGNPSNTGGDVSTTIKSCTIKSSYYGAGYTSASSSNAAVHGSVSTTIESGTMSNYTGAGYVYGGTSSNAEVNGNVTNTLKSAAIAKEYHGAGYTYGTSSNTEVKGTATSRFICTGGQSEIKGFLSFAGIAFSSNSNADIGGVSLEIYGSDFSPSSLQIYGYSGNAAASAKVNGPASLLLDNAVIDSAFHFEPPNPPDVTAVSGKRTLTVKNTSGLANAYVCDNIYIEKSADMTFTETQYSPFTCFDLDVAEGAALHIKNDGLVTTDLSGSGKITLPNDKKLTVEGKVTGNLELAIEGAPIGGHIYAAASSASNGSFTYSGPGVLKRSLSDFGSQYLWRVADDGPVVVPEENRTDADRSGVLDIKENSLEDFLIYDAFTAMKDKGTLPAGFDENKLSSIKPIHADSMDIEVTEFAASGDIAEAIARYWDIEPASRDRVKLIALKNTSASGNAGSDGGIFVKFWRMLTETFKNNHGSEVTSGDYLPIEANFTISSADIPQELSANIDEGNLTESFLRNVPLFVVVSEDAGGIYLHARSLSDAAGGDTAKYAEVSKSGDCYLVSTRILLFDHPGGVSGDIGTDKKSGVKWLTKMDIKNDGDNTVRDRNYYLVQDGANDGVYNLSLAFAVREVNSPAINITVSGDVASADARWSISDASGDLAESGSGSYTYTPEKDGLYSVTFDIPEDYKLKLNGAEGNVISRDLKWGERWDIEAIVEYSPKVRANIVLPDGTSENLKITGPNDRVSLALSYDVTPPGTTVTKTEWKSSNKNIADVDENGILTALSGGDGGRGECAITLTLCPAGTSDVVSAEKTFTVTSAYVIKRGEVFTVDSDTDLYSLSVEEGGTLLVQNCKLAVSNSLLLARGALVSLYDGAMIDASTADSSGAPQLITQGNDKINIMVKQGSSLSFSNPLLNGNYVSGTISCGKDGSYDATVPNGIRVTPVSAEITEGERYPLSVEFSPSSAYGKVVWSSTSTDIAEVAADGTVTAVASGRSVIEASITTGAGDTYTSSCDVTVVKKAGGKADNIVFLNAGDPPSLELGTETTAEGLTPSVLPSSANVSLSWRSAREDIAAVDAADGTLTTFQLEGSCEITVTDAVSEKSASYTVTVRRPVVPVEKITFSKTGPFNLKLNETLRIETAVEPENATVKSLSWSSSKPEVAEVASDGSVTARGYGLAIITAAANDASGVHASYIVEIKNPNEDPSKEDGKSGSGCNSGVYVGAALLLPFIIRIRKFFR
- a CDS encoding iron ABC transporter permease, translating into MASSSSMRRDPALIPVVVTLWLALGLFIVYPFIKLLMTTFIVDGRLSLANLLLVFSNSYNRLALVNSIWLAVAVAAMGTFLGFVFALAVTRIHLPALLRWFIAAVTVLPLISPPFTSSIALTLSLGPNGIILKFFGIPDFNIYGFWGTWISESLTYFPVAFLTITSVLACIDPNLEDAGLSLGGSPFRVFRTVTLPLTMPAIANSILLLFACSLADFATPLVLAGHQFPVLPTQAYLQITGMYDLKGGAALSFALLVPALLVFVLQRFWVSRKSYVTVSGKSGAQTTVKGIGMAGTAAVMAICAAVIAFILFLYALIVMGAFTKAWGLDNSFTWESFAYVFDHGRKAMIDTLIIACISTPIGGLLAVSIAYVTQRKSFPANGLMEVVSLLNFALPGTVVGIAYIIAFNNSPIVLTGTMSILVAAYVFRYDSAGIRSVIASLHQIDPSLEEASLSLGASSIGTFKNVTLPLVIPALLAGMKYLFIHSMTAISATIFLVSVSWSLLTARILECMTELQFGNACAFSVVLILLVFIFNGMLTLLVRAAGYNYRGQGGNL